A window from gamma proteobacterium SS-5 encodes these proteins:
- the dsrH gene encoding sulfurtransferase complex subunit TusB, translating to MSILHLVNKSPYERNSLSTCAGYVKDGDAVLLIEDGVYAAIAGGKAADELKGLEVSVLGPDLAARGISEDKLVGGVTVVDYAGFVDLSVAKDKVQSWL from the coding sequence ATGTCCATTCTGCATCTGGTAAACAAGTCCCCCTATGAGCGTAACAGCCTGAGTACCTGCGCAGGCTACGTGAAGGACGGTGATGCCGTACTTCTGATCGAAGATGGCGTCTATGCCGCTATTGCAGGCGGCAAAGCCGCTGATGAACTGAAGGGGCTTGAGGTCTCGGTCCTTGGACCCGACCTGGCCGCCCGTGGCATCAGCGAAGACAAACTGGTAGGCGGTGTGACCGTCGTTGATTACGCCGGTTTTGTGGACCTTAGCGTGGCCAAGGATAAGGTACAGTCCTGGCTGTAA
- a CDS encoding TusE/DsrC/DsvC family sulfur relay protein, which yields MPIEVEGKSLETDEEGYLANLNDWVPGVAEVMAKEDDLELTDEHWDIINFLREYYEEYQIAPAVRVLTKAVGKRMGKDKGNSKYLYNLFPYGPGKQACRYAGLPKPTGCV from the coding sequence ATGCCTATCGAAGTAGAAGGTAAGTCATTAGAGACCGATGAAGAGGGTTACCTGGCTAACCTGAACGATTGGGTCCCTGGCGTTGCCGAAGTCATGGCAAAGGAAGATGATCTGGAACTGACCGACGAGCACTGGGACATCATCAACTTCCTGCGCGAGTACTACGAAGAGTACCAGATCGCCCCGGCGGTGCGCGTCCTGACCAAGGCCGTTGGCAAGCGTATGGGCAAGGACAAGGGCAACAGCAAGTATCTGTACAACCTGTTCCCCTACGGCCCAGGCAAGCAGGCCTGCCGTTACGCCGGTCTGCCCAAGCCGACTGGCTGCGTCTAA
- a CDS encoding TusE/DsrC/DsvC family sulfur relay protein, translated as MAIEVNGKTLETDDHGNLTNYLDWDEDVAKALAAAEETMGELTQEHWDVLNYLRKKYIDDNEQPMERAIVKDMGKIWGKKIGSKDLYKLFPLAPSKQGNRIAGLPFVFRKGGY; from the coding sequence ATGGCCATCGAAGTTAACGGCAAAACCCTAGAAACCGACGACCACGGCAACCTGACCAACTACCTCGACTGGGACGAGGATGTCGCAAAAGCCCTGGCCGCAGCCGAGGAAACCATGGGTGAATTGACCCAGGAACACTGGGACGTACTCAACTACCTGCGCAAGAAATACATCGACGACAACGAACAACCCATGGAGCGGGCCATAGTCAAGGACATGGGCAAGATCTGGGGCAAGAAGATCGGCAGCAAGGACCTGTACAAACTCTTCCCCCTGGCCCCAAGCAAGCAGGGCAACCGCATCGCCGGTCTGCCCTTTGTATTCCGCAAGGGCGGCTACTGA
- a CDS encoding (Fe-S)-binding protein, which translates to MAKADFEVPELKEYPEVPMYVEGAMAKSSPFVAKPDHNTPLGFPGELVDDWHAKTLEAMGDLLGKYRSFQVYLDSCVKCGACTDKCHYYLGTKDPKNMPVARQDLLRKVYRRYFTFAGKYFPKLVGAEDLTRETLDDWYSYFHQCSQCRRCSVFCPYGIDTAEISMAAREILDRIGYGQKYCNEIIAKVHKIGNNLGLPGPAILDTLEGLEEDVFDETGVEVKYPLDVKGADILLVTPSADFFAEPHVDGLIGYGKVFHECGVSWTLSTHASEAGNFGMFIGSYENMRRVSMRVREAALELGVKRIVFGECGHAWRVAYSFLNTLAGPFDFLDPNYPVPQHILEFTWDAIQQGKLNLDKSANDEMVLTFHDSCNVARASRMGDKPGGQFEIPRNVIKAVCNNYVDMDPDTTRERTFCCGGGGGLLTDDLMEIRVKGAKPRMEALNNVMQEQGVTHMAAICAICKSQFTKVLPYYGMDMDQIVSVHQLVSNAIVLTGQNSDDDEDQAEAEGAD; encoded by the coding sequence ATGGCAAAGGCCGATTTCGAAGTACCTGAACTCAAGGAATACCCCGAAGTCCCCATGTATGTCGAAGGGGCCATGGCGAAAAGCTCGCCCTTTGTCGCCAAGCCGGATCACAACACCCCGCTGGGTTTTCCCGGCGAGCTGGTGGACGATTGGCACGCAAAGACCCTGGAGGCCATGGGCGACCTGCTCGGCAAGTACCGATCCTTTCAGGTCTATCTGGACTCCTGCGTCAAGTGCGGTGCCTGTACCGATAAGTGCCATTATTATCTGGGCACCAAGGACCCGAAAAACATGCCGGTGGCCCGCCAGGACCTGCTGCGCAAGGTCTATCGGCGCTACTTCACCTTTGCCGGCAAGTACTTCCCCAAGCTGGTGGGGGCAGAGGATCTCACCCGCGAGACCCTGGACGACTGGTACAGCTATTTTCATCAGTGCTCCCAGTGTCGGCGTTGCTCGGTATTCTGCCCCTACGGCATAGACACCGCCGAGATCTCCATGGCCGCGCGCGAGATCCTTGACCGCATCGGCTACGGCCAGAAGTACTGCAACGAAATCATCGCCAAGGTCCACAAGATCGGCAACAACCTGGGTCTGCCCGGGCCGGCCATCCTGGACACCCTGGAGGGCCTGGAGGAAGACGTATTCGACGAAACCGGGGTCGAGGTGAAATACCCCCTGGACGTCAAGGGTGCCGATATCCTGCTGGTCACCCCGTCGGCCGACTTCTTCGCCGAGCCCCATGTGGATGGCCTGATCGGCTACGGCAAGGTATTCCATGAGTGCGGCGTCAGCTGGACCCTGAGCACCCATGCCTCCGAGGCGGGTAACTTCGGCATGTTCATCGGCTCCTACGAGAACATGCGCCGGGTCTCCATGCGGGTGCGAGAGGCGGCACTGGAGCTGGGCGTGAAGCGTATCGTGTTTGGCGAGTGCGGCCATGCCTGGCGCGTGGCCTACAGCTTCCTCAATACCCTGGCCGGTCCCTTTGACTTTCTTGATCCCAATTACCCGGTACCCCAGCACATCCTGGAGTTCACCTGGGATGCCATTCAGCAGGGCAAGCTGAATCTGGACAAATCCGCCAACGACGAGATGGTTCTGACCTTCCATGACTCCTGCAACGTGGCCCGAGCCAGCCGGATGGGTGACAAGCCCGGTGGCCAGTTCGAGATACCGCGTAACGTAATCAAGGCGGTGTGCAACAACTATGTGGACATGGACCCGGATACCACCCGTGAGCGCACCTTCTGCTGCGGTGGTGGCGGCGGTCTGCTCACCGACGACCTGATGGAGATACGGGTCAAGGGGGCCAAACCGCGCATGGAGGCCCTGAACAACGTCATGCAGGAGCAGGGGGTGACCCACATGGCCGCCATCTGCGCCATCTGCAAGAGCCAGTTCACCAAGGTGCTGCCCTATTACGGCATGGACATGGACCAGATCGTCAGCGTCCACCAGCTGGTCAGTAATGCCATCGTCCTCACCGGTCAGAACAGCGATGATGACGAGGATCAGGCCGAGGCGGAGGGGGCCGATTAG
- a CDS encoding respiratory nitrate reductase subunit gamma produces the protein MSFLTIAYALLFYFATAILVIGLARKMIIFYRAPAPLKIPTTPAPTTQTGVVMRLFREVVFFESLFKGAKWTWLFGWLFHFGLFLVTLRHLRYFQDPVWLPIELIQPFGIYAGFAMVAGLVGLIGRRILVDRVRYISAPSDFFMLGLLLLIGFSGLMMKFVSHTDIVAVKSFFLGLMTFSWSELPTDVVLLVHLFLVALLMIIFPISKLLHAPGLFFSPTRNQVDNPREQRHLAEWARKFEQ, from the coding sequence ATGTCGTTTCTGACGATTGCATACGCGCTGCTGTTTTATTTTGCCACCGCCATTCTGGTTATAGGACTGGCGCGCAAGATGATCATCTTTTACCGCGCGCCCGCCCCATTAAAGATTCCCACCACCCCGGCGCCGACAACGCAGACCGGTGTGGTTATGCGCCTGTTCCGTGAAGTGGTGTTCTTCGAGAGCCTGTTCAAGGGCGCCAAGTGGACCTGGCTGTTCGGCTGGTTGTTTCACTTCGGCCTGTTTCTGGTCACCCTGCGCCACCTGCGCTATTTCCAGGACCCGGTGTGGCTGCCCATAGAGCTGATCCAGCCCTTCGGCATCTATGCCGGCTTTGCCATGGTGGCAGGCCTGGTCGGCCTGATCGGCCGCCGTATCCTGGTGGACCGGGTGCGCTATATCTCCGCCCCGTCCGACTTCTTCATGCTCGGCCTGCTGCTGCTCATCGGCTTCAGCGGCCTGATGATGAAGTTTGTCTCCCACACCGACATAGTGGCGGTGAAGTCCTTCTTTCTGGGCCTGATGACCTTCAGCTGGTCCGAACTGCCGACGGATGTTGTCCTGCTGGTGCACCTGTTCCTGGTGGCCCTGCTGATGATCATCTTCCCGATCAGCAAACTCTTGCATGCACCGGGACTGTTCTTCAGCCCCACCCGCAACCAGGTGGATAACCCACGGGAACAACGCCACCTGGCCGAGTGGGCGCGCAAGTTTGAACAATAA
- the dsrA gene encoding dissimilatory-type sulfite reductase subunit alpha, giving the protein MAIEKHHTPMIDQLESGPWPSFITGIKRMRDEHPDGRINEVVNDLLGQLEHSYETRKGYWKGGTVSVYGYGGGIIPRFSEVAKAFPKSKEFHTIRVQPPAGNHYTTGMLRQLADSWEKFGSGLVTFHGQTGNIMFIGTDTQRTQDFFDDINDYGWDLGGAGPCVRTAMSCVGAARCEMSCVNEQKAHRLLVNNFTDDVHRPALPYKFKFKVSGCGNDCQNAIERADFAVIGTWRDDMKVDQEEFKKYVAEKGRQHVMDNIITRCPTQALALNDDDSLKVNNRDCVRCMHCLNVVPKALHPGDDKGVTICIGGKRTLKIGDLMGTVVVPFKKLETEEDWESLVEMAEEIIEFWAENALEHERCGEMIERIGLVNFLEGIGIEPDANMVNEPRQSSYVRMDGWDEAAEAYFARKAEA; this is encoded by the coding sequence ATGGCAATTGAGAAACACCATACTCCGATGATCGACCAGCTGGAAAGCGGCCCGTGGCCGAGTTTCATTACTGGCATCAAGCGCATGCGCGACGAACACCCGGATGGGCGCATCAACGAGGTTGTCAATGACCTCCTGGGCCAGCTGGAACACTCCTACGAAACCCGCAAGGGCTACTGGAAGGGCGGCACGGTCTCGGTTTACGGCTACGGTGGCGGCATCATCCCGCGCTTCTCCGAGGTGGCCAAGGCCTTCCCCAAGTCCAAGGAATTCCACACCATTCGCGTCCAGCCGCCGGCAGGCAACCATTACACCACCGGCATGCTGCGCCAGCTGGCCGACAGCTGGGAGAAGTTCGGCTCCGGCCTGGTAACCTTCCACGGTCAGACCGGCAACATCATGTTCATCGGTACCGACACCCAGCGCACCCAGGATTTCTTCGACGATATCAACGACTACGGTTGGGATCTGGGCGGTGCTGGCCCCTGTGTGCGCACCGCCATGTCCTGCGTCGGCGCGGCCCGCTGTGAGATGTCCTGCGTCAACGAGCAGAAGGCCCACCGCCTGCTGGTGAACAACTTCACCGATGACGTGCACCGTCCGGCCCTGCCCTACAAGTTCAAGTTCAAGGTCTCCGGCTGCGGCAACGACTGCCAGAACGCCATCGAGCGCGCCGACTTCGCCGTGATCGGTACCTGGCGCGACGACATGAAGGTGGATCAGGAAGAGTTCAAAAAGTACGTTGCCGAAAAGGGGCGTCAGCATGTAATGGACAACATCATCACCCGCTGCCCGACCCAGGCCCTGGCCCTGAACGATGACGACAGCCTCAAGGTCAACAACCGCGACTGCGTACGCTGCATGCACTGCCTCAACGTGGTACCCAAGGCCCTGCACCCCGGTGACGACAAGGGCGTGACCATCTGCATCGGCGGCAAGCGCACCCTCAAGATCGGTGACCTCATGGGCACCGTGGTGGTCCCCTTCAAGAAGCTGGAGACTGAAGAGGACTGGGAATCCCTGGTAGAAATGGCCGAGGAGATCATCGAGTTCTGGGCCGAGAACGCCCTGGAGCACGAACGCTGCGGTGAGATGATCGAACGCATCGGTCTGGTCAACTTCCTCGAAGGCATCGGCATCGAGCCCGACGCCAACATGGTGAATGAACCACGGCAAAGCTCCTACGTCCGCATGGACGGCTGGGACGAGGCGGCAGAGGCCTACTTTGCACGCAAGGCCGAGGCCTGA
- the tusD gene encoding sulfurtransferase complex subunit TusD gives MKFTIQVNEGPYQHQATDSAYQFTKAALEKGHEIFRVFFYHDGVNNGTRLTTPPQDDRNVVNRWSELAAKHDLDLVICVAAAQRRGIVDEGEASRNGKDATNIAPGFRISGLGQLVEGAIQSERLVVFGD, from the coding sequence ATGAAGTTCACGATTCAGGTAAACGAAGGCCCGTACCAACATCAGGCTACGGACTCCGCCTACCAGTTCACCAAGGCCGCCCTGGAAAAGGGGCACGAGATCTTTCGTGTCTTCTTTTACCACGACGGGGTGAATAACGGCACCCGCCTGACCACCCCGCCGCAGGACGACCGTAATGTGGTCAACCGCTGGTCGGAACTGGCCGCCAAGCATGATCTCGATCTGGTCATCTGCGTGGCGGCGGCCCAGCGCCGCGGCATCGTCGATGAGGGCGAGGCCAGCCGCAACGGTAAGGACGCCACCAACATCGCCCCCGGTTTCCGTATCTCCGGGCTGGGGCAGTTGGTGGAGGGTGCCATCCAGAGCGAACGCCTGGTTGTGTTTGGTGATTGA
- a CDS encoding sulfur relay protein DsrC — MLYLSQILIAHQDLDSFDQLMELVEEHARQGERFFRMDVKPQYSDTPENWEDRLEAAFSGRV; from the coding sequence ATGCTCTATCTGAGCCAGATACTCATCGCCCACCAGGACCTGGACAGCTTTGACCAGCTGATGGAACTGGTAGAGGAACACGCCCGCCAGGGCGAGCGGTTCTTCCGCATGGACGTAAAACCCCAATACAGCGACACCCCGGAGAACTGGGAAGACCGCCTGGAGGCCGCCTTTAGCGGCCGCGTATGA
- the tusC gene encoding sulfurtransferase complex subunit TusC yields the protein MSATKKFMYVNRKAPYGTIYAWEALEVVLIGAAFEQDVSLAFIDDGVYQLTKGQDTKGLEMKNFSPTYSALGDYEVNKIYVEKESLEERGLTLDDLQHLVWEDEDDDYAEKDSIRLVSRAELADVFADQDVMFNF from the coding sequence ATGTCTGCAACAAAAAAGTTCATGTACGTCAATCGCAAGGCCCCCTACGGCACCATCTATGCCTGGGAGGCGCTGGAGGTGGTGCTGATTGGTGCTGCCTTTGAGCAGGACGTCAGTCTGGCCTTCATCGATGACGGCGTCTATCAACTGACCAAGGGGCAGGATACCAAGGGGCTGGAGATGAAAAACTTCTCCCCCACCTACTCCGCCTTGGGCGATTACGAGGTCAACAAGATCTACGTGGAGAAGGAGTCGCTGGAAGAACGGGGCCTGACCCTGGACGACCTGCAGCACCTGGTATGGGAAGACGAGGATGACGACTACGCGGAGAAGGACTCCATTCGTCTGGTGTCCCGCGCCGAGCTGGCCGACGTCTTCGCCGATCAAGATGTCATGTTCAATTTCTAA
- a CDS encoding TauD/TfdA family dioxygenase, with protein sequence MHSQHPFDLTNESAYGRWRDDKLRQAPQRAEELIVEIQDPAQLTPAEQGQMRQAIQRANMVLFACQRPFTDHASLSALSAQFGLKRLDNHLCTDEDGISNLQVSDQGHKRHYIPYTNRKINWHTDGYYNPLDKQIHGLALYCAQQAAEGGGNKVLDHELAYIRLRDANPDFIRALSQPDAMGIPANDVEGEVLRQATFGPVFSVDASSGTLHMRYTARKRNIIWPDDATTQAALTELDDLFSEDAPPIFSVRLEPGQGLLCNNLLHYRDAFTDDPQRGQTRLYFRARYYDRIV encoded by the coding sequence ATGCACAGCCAGCACCCCTTTGATCTCACCAACGAGTCCGCCTATGGGCGCTGGCGTGATGACAAACTGCGCCAGGCCCCGCAACGGGCCGAAGAGCTGATCGTCGAGATCCAGGACCCCGCCCAGCTGACGCCCGCTGAACAGGGCCAGATGCGCCAGGCCATCCAGCGCGCCAACATGGTGCTGTTCGCCTGCCAGCGGCCATTCACCGATCACGCCAGCCTCAGCGCCCTATCGGCCCAGTTCGGCCTTAAGCGGCTGGACAATCACTTGTGTACCGATGAGGATGGCATCAGCAATCTGCAGGTCTCGGATCAGGGCCACAAGCGGCACTACATCCCTTACACCAACCGCAAGATCAACTGGCACACCGACGGCTACTACAACCCCCTGGACAAGCAGATCCACGGCCTGGCCCTGTACTGCGCCCAGCAGGCCGCCGAGGGCGGTGGCAATAAGGTGCTGGACCATGAGCTGGCCTATATCCGTCTGCGCGATGCCAACCCGGACTTCATCCGCGCCCTATCCCAGCCCGATGCCATGGGCATACCGGCCAATGACGTGGAAGGCGAGGTGCTGCGCCAGGCCACCTTCGGCCCGGTGTTCTCGGTGGACGCCAGCAGCGGTACCCTGCACATGCGTTACACGGCGCGCAAGCGCAACATCATCTGGCCGGACGACGCCACCACCCAGGCCGCCCTGACCGAGCTGGATGACTTGTTTTCCGAGGACGCGCCCCCTATCTTCTCTGTCAGACTGGAACCGGGGCAGGGCCTGTTGTGCAACAACCTGCTGCACTACCGGGATGCCTTCACCGATGACCCGCAGCGCGGCCAGACCCGGCTCTACTTCCGCGCCCGCTACTACGACCGCATCGTCTGA
- the dsrB gene encoding dissimilatory-type sulfite reductase subunit beta, with product MMAKEMREPIETGCPDAFQYMHPVMRKNYGMWKFHEHPRPGVLRHVAYSGDEIWTVRAGTQRILDLYTLRKLCDIGDQFADGFVHFTIRSNIEYMVADGSKVDGLIKAIEDAGFIVGGTKNSVTMISHTQGWLHCDIPGTDASGVVKSMMDELIDEFRECNMPNRVHITTSCCQINCGGQGDIAINVQHTKPPKINHDLVGNICERPSVVARCPVAAIRPAMVNGKPSLEVDEKKCICCGACFPPCPPMQINDAEHTKLAIWVGGNHSNARGKPTFQKLVAAGIPNNPPRWPEATALVKRILKAYKEGARDWERVGEWVERIGWSRFFEEVELPFTKYHIDNWRGARKSFNASNHIRF from the coding sequence ATGATGGCCAAAGAAATGCGTGAGCCTATCGAAACGGGATGTCCCGACGCATTCCAGTACATGCATCCCGTGATGCGCAAGAATTACGGCATGTGGAAATTCCACGAACATCCCCGCCCCGGCGTACTGCGCCATGTGGCCTACAGCGGCGATGAGATCTGGACGGTACGCGCCGGTACCCAGCGTATCCTCGACCTGTACACCCTGCGCAAGCTGTGTGATATCGGTGACCAGTTTGCCGATGGTTTCGTCCACTTCACCATCCGTTCCAATATCGAATACATGGTGGCCGATGGTTCCAAGGTCGATGGCCTGATCAAGGCCATCGAAGACGCCGGCTTCATCGTCGGCGGCACCAAGAACTCGGTGACCATGATCTCCCACACCCAGGGCTGGCTGCACTGCGACATCCCCGGCACCGACGCCTCCGGCGTGGTCAAGTCCATGATGGACGAGCTGATCGACGAGTTCCGCGAGTGCAACATGCCCAACCGGGTACATATCACCACCTCCTGCTGCCAGATCAACTGCGGTGGCCAGGGTGATATCGCCATCAACGTACAGCACACCAAGCCGCCGAAGATCAACCACGACCTGGTGGGCAACATCTGCGAACGCCCCTCTGTAGTAGCCCGCTGCCCGGTGGCTGCCATCCGTCCGGCCATGGTCAACGGCAAGCCCTCGCTGGAAGTCGATGAAAAGAAATGCATCTGCTGCGGTGCCTGCTTCCCGCCCTGCCCGCCGATGCAGATCAACGACGCCGAGCACACCAAGCTGGCCATCTGGGTCGGTGGCAACCACTCCAACGCCCGTGGCAAGCCCACCTTCCAGAAGCTGGTGGCCGCTGGCATCCCCAACAACCCGCCGCGTTGGCCCGAGGCCACCGCCTTGGTCAAGCGCATCCTCAAGGCCTACAAGGAAGGTGCGCGGGATTGGGAGCGCGTGGGTGAGTGGGTCGAGCGGATCGGCTGGTCGCGCTTCTTTGAAGAGGTCGAGCTGCCCTTCACCAAGTATCACATCGATAACTGGCGTGGCGCGCGCAAGTCCTTTAACGCCTCCAACCACATCCGTTTTTGA
- a CDS encoding NAD(P)-binding protein, producing the protein MATPTQDTNTNLTWRRFEDGVDQWDELTDKIFVQDTSHKCPTYIHKTPPCQGSCPSGEDIRGYLAIVRQQEKPPADMDWREYAFRRSTDANPFPSMMGRVCPAPCQDGCNRNDVDDFVGINAVEQYIGDTALEQGYKFQAGADTGKKVAVIGGGPAGMAAAYQLRRMGHGVTLFERDPELGGMMRYGIPNYRIPRDKLAAEIQRILDMGVEARTGVSVGTDIPVADLERDYDAILWALGCQTGRGLPVPGWEGTPNCVSGVAFLKAFNEGRMKATGKKLVCIGGGDTSIDVISVARRLGSNEAAGKPEDVVHDRSMQHDQAIADAAVPSEATLTSLFTKDKMFAAEHEIHDALTEGCAILDGVMPLEVILGADGRATGLKVCDCTMDGMKPVPVEGTERVLEADIIVSAIGQGGDMTGLEELANERNLIDADKFYQVPGKKGHFVAGDIVRPHLLTTAIGQASIVSDSINEYLNNQEHKKRPKIDVHHFDLNKKLEETGLTPEPFVHDDRGDLRGTDGGDWAVHNYDDRSFAEVVGSDELFLGHFKYEARYLRSEDVPSSDQVLHHFTERMSALAEEQVVGEAKRCMSCGMCFECDNCVIYCPQDAVFRVNKSKSTTGRYVDTDYTRCIGCHICADVCPTGYIQMGLGE; encoded by the coding sequence ATGGCTACTCCTACTCAAGACACCAACACCAATCTGACCTGGCGTCGTTTCGAAGATGGTGTAGATCAATGGGATGAACTGACCGACAAGATCTTTGTCCAGGATACCTCCCATAAGTGCCCCACCTATATCCACAAGACGCCGCCCTGTCAGGGTAGCTGCCCGTCAGGTGAGGATATCCGTGGCTATCTGGCGATCGTCCGGCAGCAGGAAAAGCCACCGGCAGACATGGATTGGCGTGAGTACGCCTTCCGCCGCTCCACCGATGCCAACCCCTTCCCCTCCATGATGGGCCGGGTCTGTCCGGCACCCTGTCAGGATGGCTGTAACCGCAACGACGTGGACGACTTCGTCGGCATCAACGCCGTCGAGCAATATATCGGCGATACTGCCCTGGAGCAGGGCTACAAGTTTCAGGCCGGTGCCGATACCGGCAAGAAGGTGGCCGTGATCGGTGGCGGTCCGGCCGGCATGGCTGCGGCCTATCAGCTGCGCCGCATGGGTCACGGGGTCACCCTTTTTGAACGCGACCCGGAGCTGGGCGGCATGATGCGCTATGGCATCCCCAACTACCGCATCCCGCGTGACAAGCTCGCAGCCGAGATCCAGCGCATCCTGGACATGGGCGTAGAGGCCCGCACCGGGGTCAGCGTGGGTACAGATATCCCGGTCGCCGACCTGGAGCGGGACTACGACGCCATTCTCTGGGCCCTGGGCTGTCAGACCGGCCGTGGCCTGCCCGTGCCCGGCTGGGAAGGTACCCCTAACTGCGTCAGCGGCGTCGCCTTCCTCAAGGCCTTCAACGAGGGTCGGATGAAGGCCACCGGCAAGAAGCTGGTCTGTATCGGCGGTGGCGATACCTCCATCGACGTCATCTCCGTGGCCCGTCGGCTGGGCTCCAATGAGGCCGCCGGCAAGCCGGAGGACGTGGTGCATGATCGCAGCATGCAGCACGATCAGGCCATCGCCGATGCCGCAGTGCCCTCTGAGGCGACCCTGACCTCCCTGTTCACCAAGGACAAGATGTTCGCCGCCGAGCACGAGATCCACGACGCCCTGACCGAGGGCTGCGCCATCCTCGATGGCGTCATGCCGCTGGAAGTAATCCTGGGTGCCGATGGCCGTGCCACCGGCCTCAAGGTGTGCGACTGCACCATGGACGGCATGAAGCCGGTCCCAGTGGAGGGCACCGAGCGCGTGCTGGAGGCGGATATTATCGTTTCGGCCATTGGCCAGGGCGGCGACATGACCGGGCTGGAGGAGCTGGCCAATGAGCGTAACCTGATCGATGCCGACAAGTTCTATCAGGTGCCCGGCAAGAAGGGCCACTTCGTGGCTGGTGATATCGTGCGTCCACACCTGCTTACCACCGCCATCGGTCAGGCCTCCATCGTATCCGACTCGATCAACGAGTACCTGAACAACCAGGAGCACAAGAAGCGCCCCAAGATCGATGTACACCACTTTGATCTGAACAAGAAGCTGGAAGAGACCGGCCTGACCCCCGAGCCCTTCGTGCATGACGATCGGGGCGATCTGCGCGGCACCGATGGTGGCGACTGGGCGGTGCACAACTACGACGACCGTTCCTTCGCCGAGGTGGTCGGCAGCGATGAGCTGTTCCTGGGCCATTTCAAGTACGAGGCGCGCTACCTGCGCTCGGAAGACGTACCCAGCAGCGATCAGGTACTGCACCACTTCACCGAGCGCATGTCGGCCCTGGCAGAAGAACAGGTAGTGGGCGAGGCCAAGCGCTGCATGAGTTGCGGTATGTGCTTCGAGTGTGACAACTGCGTCATCTACTGCCCGCAGGATGCCGTGTTCCGCGTCAACAAGAGCAAGAGCACCACGGGCCGCTATGTGGATACCGACTACACCCGCTGCATCGGCTGCCACATTTGCGCGGATGTCTGCCCCACCGGCTACATCCAGATGGGTTTGGGTGAATAA
- the cas6 gene encoding type I-MYXAN CRISPR-associated protein Cas6/Cmx6 — MFWQEDSALKPQTNPDEVVDLSFRIQCRQLPVDHIHALSQALTSALPWLLEEPRAAIHPIHAAGSQNGWNRPRHSPDELLQLSRRTRLRLRLPQHRLQAAEALSGQTLEVAGHPLTLGQTQIKPLAKLDCLFARHLVCAEDLSEADFLQGVAEQLKAMDIGIRKALSGKSVHIHTPQGGLHTRSLLLASLPLEESLRLQQRGLGQHRLLGCGIFIPHKGIEAVGKSTDDGTE, encoded by the coding sequence ATGTTTTGGCAAGAAGACAGCGCGCTCAAGCCCCAGACCAACCCCGACGAGGTGGTCGATCTGAGCTTTCGCATCCAATGTCGGCAACTACCGGTAGATCACATCCACGCCCTGTCGCAGGCCCTCACCAGCGCCCTGCCCTGGCTGCTGGAAGAACCTCGGGCCGCCATCCATCCAATCCACGCGGCCGGCTCGCAAAACGGCTGGAACCGCCCGCGCCACAGCCCGGATGAACTGCTTCAGCTATCCAGGCGCACCCGCCTGCGCCTGCGCCTGCCACAGCACCGCTTGCAGGCCGCCGAGGCCCTGAGCGGACAGACCCTGGAGGTGGCCGGCCACCCCCTCACCCTGGGGCAGACGCAGATCAAACCCCTGGCCAAGCTGGACTGCCTGTTCGCCCGCCACCTGGTCTGCGCAGAAGACCTGTCTGAAGCAGACTTCCTGCAGGGCGTGGCCGAGCAACTCAAGGCCATGGACATAGGCATACGCAAGGCGCTGAGCGGCAAATCCGTCCACATCCACACCCCGCAAGGCGGCCTGCACACCCGCAGCCTGTTGCTGGCCAGCCTCCCCCTGGAGGAATCCCTGCGCCTGCAGCAGCGCGGACTGGGTCAACACCGCCTGCTCGGCTGCGGCATCTTCATCCCGCACAAGGGAATTGAGGCGGTAGGCAAAAGCACAGATGACGGAACCGAGTAA
- a CDS encoding PLDc_N domain-containing protein — translation MSIEIQGLTGLIVLVLNVWAIIQIVQSGASTGGKVFWTVLILLLPILGFIIWLLAGPRAPR, via the coding sequence GTGAGTATTGAAATTCAGGGGCTTACCGGTCTGATCGTTCTGGTTCTGAACGTCTGGGCCATTATTCAGATTGTGCAGAGTGGCGCGAGCACCGGGGGCAAGGTGTTCTGGACGGTGCTGATCCTGCTGTTGCCCATCCTGGGCTTTATCATCTGGCTGCTTGCCGGGCCGCGCGCACCCCGATAA